Proteins co-encoded in one Aptenodytes patagonicus chromosome 14, bAptPat1.pri.cur, whole genome shotgun sequence genomic window:
- the RSPO4 gene encoding R-spondin-4 codes for MLWIIFMLLLFISSMEMLTQNRWKKQVSAGLLENCTGCVLCSEDNGCITCHHRLFLLIWRDGIRQYGMCVHTCPPGYFGVRGLEVNRCTKCRSPSCESCFSRDFCMKCKDKFYLHKGQCFRQCPPNTAVQPGTRECQEMCEPGPWSKWSACTHEGQTCGCKWGVETRVREVPGTAQEEGAACPALLETRKCRMRKHCPGEKTEPKNKGKKRQKKPKTEPHTGT; via the exons ATGCTGTGGATAATATTCATGTTGCTGTTATTCATCAGCTCCATGGAGATGCTCACGCAGAACCGATGGAAGAAGCAAG TGAGCGCCGGCCTGCTGGAGAACTGCACGGGCTGCGTCCTGTGCTCGGAGGACAACGGCTGCATCACCTGCCACCACCGGCTCTTCCTGCTCATCTGGAGGGACGGCATCCGCCAGTACGGGATGTGCGTCCACACCTGCCCCCCCGGCTACTTCGGCGTGCGGGGTCTGGAGGTCAACAGATGCACAA AGTGCAGGTCGCCCAGCTGTGAGAGCTGCTTCAGCAGAGACTTCTGCATGAAGTGCAAGGACAAGTTTTACTTGCACAAGGGCCAGTGCTTTCGGCAGTGCCCCCCCAACACTGCGGTGCAGCCCGGTACCCGCGAGTGCCAAG AGATGTGTGAGCCGGGGCCCTGGAGCAAGTGGAGTGCCTGCACCCACGAGGGCCAGACCTGCGGCTGCAAGTGGGGTGTGGAGACACGGGTCCGGGAGGTGCCGGGGACTGCCCAGGAGGAGGGGGCCGCGTGCCCCGCGCTGCTGGAGACGAGGAAGTGCCGCATGAGGAAGCACTGCCCGGGAG AGAAAACCGAACcgaaaaataaaggcaaaaagcGACAGAAGAAGCCGAAGACAGAACCACACACGGGTACCTAG